The nucleotide window TTTGAATAGCTCTTCCACCAAGAAGATAAGCTTCTTCATTTATGTTAAAAACTTCATATAAATCTAAGAAGTCTAAATTATTTTCTAAATCATTTCCTTGAGCCTTATCATTGAATTTTTCCATATCCCAATTATCATTTAATTCTATTACATAACAGTCTTTTAAATAGAATTCTCCAATATAAATACAGTTTTTAACATCTTTTTCATCAATCTTAAGTTCATTTAAATCTTTTAAAATGGGAACTTCATTATTGATAAGTAAAAGCTTTTTTTCATTAAAAATAAAATAATACTTTTGACTGGAATTTTTGATTTCAGAATCTAGTTTATAATTATCATAGATACTTAAAGACTCTTTTTCTTCTATTTTATTTTTCATATTTAATTATTTGTTTTATCATTATAAATAAATTTTATATAATTTCTAAATAAATTTAGTAGAATCATTAAATAATTAACAATTTTAAAATTTATTTAAATTAAGATTTATAGCTAGATATTTGGATTGTTATAAATAGGGTTATTTAAGTTTTATAGCTAGATATTTGAATTGTTATAAATAGGGTTATTTAAGTTTTATAGCTAGATATTTGGATTGTTATAAATAGGGTTATTTAAGTTTTATAGCTAGATATTTGAATTGTTATAAATAGAGTTATTTAAGATTTATAGCTAAATATTTAAATTGTTAAAAATAGAATTATATTAAAAATTGAAAATTATTATTTTTATTTTATTTTGATATATTTTTTATTATTTTGTGATTATTATGAAAAGAACTGCTTTAAAAATTGCTTATATTGGGACTCATTTTCATGGTTTTCAAAGACAACCTAATCTAAGAACTGTTGAAGAGGAATTAATTTATCATCTTAGAAAATTGGATTATATTGATGATTTAAAAGCTTCTAGATTTAGAATAGCAGGGAGAACTGATGCTGGAGTTCATAGTTTAGGAAATGTAATTAGTTTTCAAAGTGAAAAAGAAGTTCGTGTTAATCAAATAAATAATAGCTTACCTGATGATATTCAGATAATTGCTTGGGCACCAGTTAGGTTTGGATTTAAACCAAGATATGCAGATATGCGTTGGTATCGTTATATTTTATTTGAGGATGATTTAGATATTGATCTTTTAAGAAAAACTGCTGAAGTATTTAAAGGAACTCATAATTTTACAAATTTTACAAAAAGAAAACAGAAAACAACTAGAAGAACAATTGAAGATGTAGTTATTTCTCAACCTATTATTGATGAGAATGAAAGGAATAAAAATAATGATTTTGCTCACTTAAACAAAACCTATAATCCTATTTTTGTAGATATTTACGGTGAAAGCTTTTTATGGAATATGGTCCGTAAAATGATTAGAGTTTTATTAGATGTTAATTATGGAAAACTCACTATTGAAGATTTAGAAAGATTACTTAATCCAAAAGAAGGCGAACCACGTGCATATATTAAAGTTGTAGAACCTGAAAATCTTATCCTTATGGACATAGAATATG belongs to Methanobrevibacter olleyae and includes:
- the truA gene encoding tRNA pseudouridine(38-40) synthase TruA → MKRTALKIAYIGTHFHGFQRQPNLRTVEEELIYHLRKLDYIDDLKASRFRIAGRTDAGVHSLGNVISFQSEKEVRVNQINNSLPDDIQIIAWAPVRFGFKPRYADMRWYRYILFEDDLDIDLLRKTAEVFKGTHNFTNFTKRKQKTTRRTIEDVVISQPIIDENERNKNNDFAHLNKTYNPIFVDIYGESFLWNMVRKMIRVLLDVNYGKLTIEDLERLLNPKEGEPRAYIKVVEPENLILMDIEYDGIKFRYDDYACERFRRYLADNLFNFQKTYSTTESMLKSLYDLTE